In a single window of the Osmerus eperlanus chromosome 2, fOsmEpe2.1, whole genome shotgun sequence genome:
- the elof1 gene encoding transcription elongation factor 1 homolog isoform X1 has protein sequence MEERFQALRWEMSTELQYLRSLLTTCPAHSSITRTSEPQRQAAIENLTQELHHSRKLLWEQISVLREEILSIYGLLKCHRDETQRRLLQSHCKDMCLERLIDSLQKQEVELRPPQWPTDTTKHRMDVSELQSKLQVVAISKGKAPKKKGLLTAKAEPIPSDSEELLSRQQTKGTSTQKVKENVNIFARRK, from the exons ATGGAGGAGCGTTTCCAGGCCCTGCGTTGGGAGATGTCCACAGAGCTCCAGTACCTGCGCAGCCTGCTGACCACCTGCCCGGCACACAGCTCCATCACACGCACCTCCGAACCCCAGAGACAGGCCGCCATCGAAAACCTCACTCAAGAGCTTCACCACAG CCGCAAACTGTTGTGGGAACAGATATCTGTGCTTAGGGAGGAAATCCTCAGCATCTATGGCCTGCTCA AATGCCACAGAGATGAAACCCAGCGCAGACTGTTGCAGAGTCACTGCAAGGATATG TGCTTGGAGAGGTTGATTGACAGCTTACAGAAACAAGAAGTGGAGCTGAGACCACCACAGTGGCCCACAGACACCACCAAGCACAG GATGGATGTCTCTGAGTTACAGAGTAAGCTGCAGGTTGTTGCCATATCTAAGGGCAAAGCTCCCAAGAAAAAAG GCCTCTTGACTGCCAAGGCTGAGCCAATCCCCTCAGACTCTGAAGAACTACTCAGCCGACAACAGACCAAGGGAACATCAACACAGAAGGTCAAAGAAAATGTCAATATATTTGCCAG aAGGAAATAG